The window AAGCGTTGAAAATCTGAGCAAAACCTACCGTAGTGGAAACAGGGAACTCACTGTATTAGATCAGGTAAGTTTTGAAGTGGAACAAGGTAAAACCCTTTCAATAGTCGGCCCTTCCGGGAGCGGTAAAACCACCCTGTTGGGCTTATGCGCCGGTTTGGATGTGGCCAGTTCCGGAAGCGTTCGCATGGATGGTAAAGCACTTGAAAACATGAACGAAGATCAAAGGGCCGGCATTAGGAATCAATTGGTGGGTTTTATTTTCCAAAATTTTCAACTTTTACAAACTTTAACAGCATTGGAAAATGTAATGGTTCCTTTGGAGTTAAAGAAACGAAAAGATGCCAAAGATAAGGCAAAAGAGCTTTTGGTAAAAGTAGGGCTTGGGGACAGGCTAACCCATTACCCTAATCAATTATCCGGTGGGGAACAACAAAGGGTTTCCATTGCCAGGGCTTTTGCAAATGAGCCAAAAATATTATTTGCAGACGAACCTACCGGCAACTTAGATACTGAAACCGGAGAAATGGTTGAAAATCTAATCTTTAAGCTAAACAAGGAGCAAGGGACCACATTAATTTTGGTTACCCACGACTTGGAATTAGCAGCAAAAACACACCAGTCATTACATATTAAAGGCGGTAAAATACAGGAGGCTACACATGGTTGATTGGGCTTGGTCTATTAAAATGGCCAGAAGAGAATTTAGAAAAACTGGCGTCAAATTAGTTCTGTTTGTTTCAGCGATTGTTACAGGTATCGCAGCATTAGTAGCGGTCACTTCCTTCGGAGATAATTTAAGTAAAGACATTGATGAGCAAGCCAAGGAACTGTTGGGAGCCGACTTACTACTCAAGAAAAATCAGCCCATAGAGTTTCCCGAGATTGAGGAAATAGCCAGCAAGCATGCCTTGGAAATAAACTTTGCTTCCATGGTCTATTTTCCTAAAGCCGGTGACAGTAGATTGACTCAGGTAAGGGCCTTGGAAGGGGATTTCCCTTTTTATGGAACATTAGAAACTATACCGGAAAACGCTGAAAGCGATTTTAGATCCGGTGGTAAAAAGGCTCTGGTAGAAAAAACAATAATGGCTCAGTTTGATGCAGTGGTCGGGGATTTTATTAAGGTGGGCAATGTCAACCTTGAAATTATCGGAGCCTTACAAAAAGTGCCGGGGCAAACCGGTATTACTGCAACCGTTGCCCCAGCTGTCTATATTCCCATGGATCAGCTTGAGGCCTCAGGTTTGGTGCAATATGGAAGCAGGGTCAATTACAATCATTATTTCCTGTTTCCGGAATCTTATGCCCTGCAAACATTAATTGATGAGAACAAAGAGTTATGGGGTGAAGATCGGGTTAACTTTGATACCGTTCAATCGCAAAAAGAGTCAACAGGAAGGTCTTTCGAAAACCTTTCCAACTTCCTTACATTGGTTGCCTTTATCGCTGTTTTGTTGGGTTGTGTGGGAGTGGGAAGTGCAGTCAATGTCTTTGTAAAAGAAAAGCTTCCTTCTGTAGCCGTGTTAAGGTGCTTAGGGGTAAAAGCCTTGGATATCATTGTCGTGTATTTGGTACAGATTTTTTTTATGGGTTTGCTGGGTTCCATTATTGGTGCAACAGCCGGAGCCTTACTTCAATTTCTGTTACCCATCGTTTTTAGTGATTTCCTACCGGTGGAAGTGACGGTTCAATTGGCTTGGGGAGCCATTGGTATGGGAATAGTTACCGGGGTATTGATATCCATCCTTTTTGCCTTAATTCCATTGCTAAAGATTCGGAAAGTTTCTCCTATGATGACTTTAAGACCGGACGATCAATCAACCAATATAGGAAAAGATCCTTTACGATTATTTGTGTTGATAGGTATTGTGGTGTTTATACTTTTGTTTAGTTTCTTTTTGTTGGGTAAATGGGATCAAACCCTGTGGTTTACCGGTTTTGTGGTATTGTCCTTTGGTGCCTTATGGCTTTTGGCCATGGGCGTAATGAAGGCCATAAGGACTTTTTTACCCATTTCCTTAAACTATCCCGTGAGGCAGGCTTTGTCAAATTTATACCGACCCAACAACCAAACAGTTTCCCTTTTGGCTACCATTGGATTAGGTACGGCCATGATTGGGACCTTGTTTTTTATCCAAGATCAACTGTTGGATGAGGTAAGGTTTGCAGACAAAGAGGACCAGCCCAATATGTTGTTCTTTGATATTCAAACCAACCAAGTAGACAGTATGAAAGCCGTATTGGATGCCGAAGGTTTACCTATCTTGCAACATGTTCCCATCATCACTATGGGCGTATCTGAGGTCAATGGGCTCACCAAAAAAGAAAATGAAGCACTTAAGGATGAAGATAGAAGGTCAAGATCTTTTTACAATCGGGAGTTTAGAGTTACTTATAGAGATAGTCTCATAAATACTGAAGAGCTGGTGGAGGGGGAACTTATCCCTTATACAACTAACTCAGATAGCATCTTTGTATCCATGGAAGAAGGTTATGCAGAACGTAATCACATGAAGATAGGGGATGAGATAGTCTTTAATGTACAAGGCAGACCTCTGACTACTTATGTTGGAAGTATACGAAAAGTTAACTTTAGAAGAGTTTCCACAAATTTCCTGGTTGTTTTTCCTGATAAAGTGTTAGACAAAGCTCCGAAATTTCACGTGCTGATCACTAAAACAAAAGACGATAAAGCTTCCGCCGCCATCCAAAACACCATAGTCAGACAGTTTCCTAATGTATCGGTTGTGAATTTAAGTATGATTGTGGAAACCTTGGAGGACTTATTGGGGAAGATTGGGTTTGTTATTCAGTTCATGGCTTTCTTTAGTATTATAACTGGTATTTTAGTGCTGATTAGTTCCTTGCTCATCAGTAAATTCCAGCGGGTAAGGGAAAATATTTTGTTAAGAA of the Cyclobacterium marinum DSM 745 genome contains:
- a CDS encoding ABC transporter ATP-binding protein; the encoded protein is MNILSVENLSKTYRSGNRELTVLDQVSFEVEQGKTLSIVGPSGSGKTTLLGLCAGLDVASSGSVRMDGKALENMNEDQRAGIRNQLVGFIFQNFQLLQTLTALENVMVPLELKKRKDAKDKAKELLVKVGLGDRLTHYPNQLSGGEQQRVSIARAFANEPKILFADEPTGNLDTETGEMVENLIFKLNKEQGTTLILVTHDLELAAKTHQSLHIKGGKIQEATHG
- a CDS encoding ABC transporter permease; translated protein: MVDWAWSIKMARREFRKTGVKLVLFVSAIVTGIAALVAVTSFGDNLSKDIDEQAKELLGADLLLKKNQPIEFPEIEEIASKHALEINFASMVYFPKAGDSRLTQVRALEGDFPFYGTLETIPENAESDFRSGGKKALVEKTIMAQFDAVVGDFIKVGNVNLEIIGALQKVPGQTGITATVAPAVYIPMDQLEASGLVQYGSRVNYNHYFLFPESYALQTLIDENKELWGEDRVNFDTVQSQKESTGRSFENLSNFLTLVAFIAVLLGCVGVGSAVNVFVKEKLPSVAVLRCLGVKALDIIVVYLVQIFFMGLLGSIIGATAGALLQFLLPIVFSDFLPVEVTVQLAWGAIGMGIVTGVLISILFALIPLLKIRKVSPMMTLRPDDQSTNIGKDPLRLFVLIGIVVFILLFSFFLLGKWDQTLWFTGFVVLSFGALWLLAMGVMKAIRTFLPISLNYPVRQALSNLYRPNNQTVSLLATIGLGTAMIGTLFFIQDQLLDEVRFADKEDQPNMLFFDIQTNQVDSMKAVLDAEGLPILQHVPIITMGVSEVNGLTKKENEALKDEDRRSRSFYNREFRVTYRDSLINTEELVEGELIPYTTNSDSIFVSMEEGYAERNHMKIGDEIVFNVQGRPLTTYVGSIRKVNFRRVSTNFLVVFPDKVLDKAPKFHVLITKTKDDKASAAIQNTIVRQFPNVSVVNLSMIVETLEDLLGKIGFVIQFMAFFSIITGILVLISSLLISKFQRVRENILLRTIGAERKVLIKINILEYLFLGSLAAGGGLILSILASFLLSYFVFEIAFSLAWQPLVLVFGLITALTVFLGYVNSLNILKAKTMDILRT